Genomic segment of Vulpes vulpes isolate BD-2025 chromosome 16, VulVul3, whole genome shotgun sequence:
ttcggctcagggcgtgatcctggggtaccgggatcgagtcccacattgagctctctgcatggagcctgcttctccctttgcctgtgtctctgcctctctctctctcatgaataaataaataaaatctttaaaaaaaaaaaaagaaaagaaaatttaagaaagaataataaaaatacatttaaaaatatatcattcaaaaaaaataaaaataaaataaaaataaaaacatatcattCAATTGTGTCCACTGACACCCTACGTACAGCCTcatctaaatttttaattattacttttgAATCAAAAGATGTTCGGGGGGTtaggaatctttttaaaacaaaaagtaacagAGCCTCAATACCATGCCTGACTCCTGTGCTCTTCTCATCTTGTTCCCCCACCACCAATTTGTCTCTCTGGAACTCACTTATACAAACACAAGCAAACACGAGTATATCCCATCCTACCTTATTTCTACAGAAAAAGGTGGCAGAGAGCTGTCACAGTTTCAGGGAGCAAATCCTTTCTCCCCACTGCCTCAGGCCTGCATGCCTCAGGCCCGCACTGCCAGCAAACCCAAGGCCAGAGAGCAGATCAATAAGCacttgctggggggggggggggggggggggggaggccagAGTGAGTGGACCAGTCGATCCCTGGGGCCGGCCCAGGGTGTGAGAGGCAAGTGCTCGCGGGCGGACATCTGTGCACAAACGTCAGTAGCAAAGCAGTCCCAGGGCGAGGCAGGGCGTCAGAAGCAGGTGCATCCTGGCACCTGGTGAGGTACAGAGCTAAGGCCAGACGCTTCCAGGGGCAGCAATGGCCTCACCCTTGGCCGCTACCCCAGGGGCCAATACCAGCCCTTGTCTTCCGGGTCACCAAGGAAAGAGCACCCACAGGACAAGGGGTGCAGAGGACTTTGTCACACTGTTAAAACCACCTGCAGAGAATTAAAGCACCAAGAAATGGAGGGAGCTCCTCAATGGCTCCAGCCTCACGTCTTTGCAAATGATCCTAAACggactgcagggagcctgcttctccctctgccatgtctctcatgaataaataaaatctttttaaaaaaaaggactgcaGGGGAGCCTGCCCTACCTGGACCAGGACCCAGTGGGCCTTCTGGGGGAGGTGCCTGTAAGTGGGCCTGGCCCCTCTGAAAGGGAGCTCTGGGCCGGGGGCTGCACAAGGTCCTTCTCAGGGCCAGTCCCGGCTTGTCTGCAGAGTGTGCGGGAGCGCGGACGAGGAAGGGGGTGTGCGCACCACCTGCAAAGTGGACTAGTATTTTTGGGAGGTTTTAATTtgcttcaattaaaaattcaGGCCAGCTCTGAGCAAACAGAAGTAGGTGAACTTATTTTCTGAACCTCTGCACCGACATTTCTGGGCCCTCTACCCTAGCCAGCACTTCCTGACTGGCCAGTTCCAAGATGCACACGGCTTCCTCTCCACTCTCCAGCTAGAGGGACCAGGGTcctgctgggggagggagggagagacaccaTCTGGCTCCACAACACGGGAGAAGCCCCCTCTCTGGGGCCTCAGCACCAGTCTTCCGGGTCTGCATCATTTCCATACACTGAGGGCTCCTTCCTCAACCTCAGTGGCTCCATATCTTGGGATCAAAGGACTGTAGGAAACACTTGGGAAAAGGAGATGCTGGCACCACCGtcccctcccagcagccctggcCAGGAGAAGGTAGTTGCTTTCTTGGGGGTAGTTTATGAGCCACTGGAGAAACCCTCCTGCCCTGACACACGCTCCAGCAGGCTCTGCAGTAGAACCTGTGTCCTATCAATCTCTGTCaagtgaaggaataaataaactcACCCGTTCAATGTACTCATGAATGGCTACGTACTGAGCACGTTTCATGACAGGAACAATGCTGACCCACACGAGGGTCAGAAAAGGCAggcctgggacgcctgggtggctcagttggttaagcatctgacttcggctcaggtaacaatcttggggccctgggagcaagccccacagcgggctccccactcagcatggagtcggcttgtccctggccctttgcccctcccccacatcgTGCACACATGCTCACCAtctttctacaataaataaaatcttaaaaaaaaaaaaaaaaggggcagaACTAAGGAGGGGACTCTCACCAATATCAGCTCCTTCTCGTCCTCAGAATCCAGGGCCTTCTCTATTGTACTTTTGCTCTTTTGTGAGTTAGGGCAGGAAGCTGAGTGACCATCCTCCAGTGACAATGATTACTTCCCATGCGATTCCATATTCTGGGGCCCCAGGGTTTGCAGAGGGCTGGCTAGGTCACGGGAAGAAGTGGGCCCCAGGAGCCTAAGTCTTCTCTGGCCTACCCGACCCTAGGCCCCACCACGGACTTCcccaaaatagcttttttttttttaagacttcactcatttatttatgagaaacagagaaagataggcagagacacaggcagagggagaagcaggctctatgcagggagcccagcgcgggacttgatcccaggtccccaggatcatgccccgggctgaaggcggcgccaaaccactgggccatcgggGTTGCCCCCCAAAACAGCTTTATAGTGAGGCCTGACCAAGTCTCCAGAGCACATCCCCCCATGAACCCTAAGTCAAAGGCCTTCTAGTGGGGAGAAAGGAGTAACCCCAAGAAACCACACACACCCCTTGCCCTCCAGATCCACACCTTACAAACCCTCCTACGTTGACCTTTCTAATGATAATAGGAATTCCAGGAACATGGCAGTCCTCCATATTCAGGTATgcaaaaatgacttttttcttgaTACCTCAACTATATCCTTATTGTTATTATCCTCGTAATGAGCTCCCATCTCTAACCAACAGAGAAGTTAATCTGGTGAACATTCAAGCCAAACTAGCTTAATCACTGATTTCAGTTCAATCTATTCAAGTCTGACTTGGTCACATCCCCATTTGGGGGCTGGGCTTATACCACCCTCCTGCTGCGCTCCAGCAAGGACTGCCCGAGGGGCAAGCTCGCTAGCACACTCTCAGCTGACTTCCATGTGACTCCAGGGGCACATAGGGTCCTCTGGACTCCCTTCCTTCTCCATTCAAGAGAAATCTGGGCAACTAACCTGCCGAGACCTTAAAGACCATCTCCATGTGCCCTGGTGGCATAGGGAGCATCTGACATATCACTGTCTTCCCTAATTCCAAACACAGGACTATGCACAGGCCCTGCAATTGGAAGTTCCCAGTGTTAGAAGAATTGTTCCTACCCTGCTCCTAATGCCTTTTTCTAAAAACTCTCctcacgggatgcctgggtggctcagtggttgagcatctgcctttggctcagggtgtgatcccagtccggcatcaggctctccgcagggagcctgcttctccctctgcctgtgtctctgcctctctctctgtctctcaggaataaacaaaatcttttttttttttaaataagagttaaaaaaataactctcccCTCATCCCATTGCTGAGCTCTTGATACCCTTTTATGACCCTTTCAAATTTCTTACCGCTTAGTCCTTCCACTTAACGCCTGAAGATTGGCATCTTTGTTCTCTGCTGTTCAGCCGGAAGGGCTGAAAATCCCCCATGGATCAATACTTCACCTAACATCTCATGACTTCAGATACGTACGGTCCATCCGGCTCGCCTGTACTGGACAAGTGCAGGATTGTGCAGGGCAGGGGGGCCAAGGTCCCACCCCGTGAGTGGGGATGGGCATGGAGGCCCTTTAACGGCAGGGAAGGGGAGGCCGTGGGTCTCTGTGGTTTGCTGGATGCCAGGCCGTGAGGTCATATGAGCCTGGACACATCAGGTCTCCTCCCTTTACTGACGTGACCTTGAACGAGTCACTTAATTCCTCTAAGCCCACTTCCTGTAACGAGAAGCCACCCACTTCTCAGACCCCCGTGAGGAGCAGATACCATCACTAGGCACTTGGCTCAGCGCCCAGCATGTCACTGCTCCATAGACGAGAGCCACCCCACAACCACACAGCAGACTCAGCAAGAGCCCAGCTTCTGGGCCGAAGGGCAGCTGGGCTGGAGCCTCCAATGCTCCGTGCCCGAGCCTTCCCCCCAGGGCCTCTGCACAGACACGTGGGGGCCACTTGTCCTGCTGTGTCCATTTTCAGGTGCAAAGATCAAATCCCAAGTCACACTGGCTCAAGTCAGAATGGGGATTTATGTAGTTGGGACCGTTTCTGCGGCTCATTATTTGGTTCCAATTAGTGtaggccagagagagaaagagagcgaagAAATGGGAAGGGGCCTCCTTTAGTTCACATAACCTGAAGTTCCAGGGGCTGCAGGCACAGCTGGTCCAGGGACCCCGGAGAGACCAGCAGGACATGGCCCTGCGCGCTCCTGCTCCCGCCTCCACCTCTCTGCACCGCTGCGCTCTCAGGAAAGCTCCCCCCTCGTGGCCCACAGCTCCAGGCTTACCCTCTCAGCACCCCTCACGGGGAAAGTGAGCCTCTTTCTTGGGTGCTCCAGCAACCACACCGAGCACGTGAGCCCCTCTGGACAGATCACTGTGGCTGCGGGGACAGAGGTGAAGGTGAAGGACCAGGCTGCGTGAGGAGGGGGCGAGCGCTCCCTCCACAGCCCATGTCCACCCGCCCCTTCCCCAgacacccctcacccccagcgCCCACTGCCCACGGCTGGAGATACTCATTATTTCCCAGCTGTAAATTGAGACCTAGACCCGAACTGGCCCCGTTTGTTGGGCAGTGATATCCACGTCGGGCCCCCTAACAGGCTCGGCTCGCTGAGGCCTGGTGCCCATGGGTCAGGGGTCCTACTTGCTCCCCTCAGCTGGGGCAGAGGGGGCTCCCAGGATAGACAAGGCTGAGGCTGCTTGGGCTGCCCTCTGCAGGGGGAGCTGTGGGCGGGGTGCTGTGTGTTAGAAGAGCTGAAGGAGCAGCAGGCTGCAGACTGACACATGGATGTACCCCCGTGGCATCCGGAATGGAAGCAATTTTATTGATACCTGAGACAAAGTGCAAGAGAAACATTCCTACCAACCACGGAGCCTGCCCCTTGGGCCCAACCGGGCCAAGCGACTCCTCTCACCCTGCCCGTGTGCCCTGGGTCACCGGGGCCTCACTGACGAGCCCCCAAGGCTGCCGAAGTCCGCAGCAGGGGTCCGAGGAGGGAGCATCTGCAGCCATGGCTCCCGAGGCAGGCGGGGTGGGCACAGAAGCCTCACCGGTCAAGATCTAGAGTCTCTTGGGTCACAGTCCGGAGTCCGATGGAAAACAACTCCTCCCAGGGCTCCCGGATCCAGGCCAGCAGTGCCGTCAGCTGCTCCGGACACACGACGCGAAGCGCCCAGAAACTCTCCAGCCGGGACACCTGGCAGAGCGGGCGTGGTGAGCTGAGGCTAGGGGGCCCTTCCTCCCCCCGAGCCTGTCAGCCCTCAGAAAACCCGACTTGGAGCTGCTTAATCAGAACACCTACTGAAGAACCCCCCACGGCTTCAGTCTTGTTTCTTTAAACCACTGCCCACTCCCAGCCCTGTTTTCCAGAACTCACGTTCTGGAGTCAATTCCAAGGATGGAGTTCAATTCCTGGATCTACCCTTTGTGACCCAGACACACTGGTTAAttgcctctgagcctcagtttctccatctgtcctAAGCCTAACGACAGCACCTCTTCCCACGGAAGCTGGGAAGATCAGAGGGCTGGCTCCCTCTGAACAAACGCGGACTCCAAGCAGCAGCCAGTGCGTCACGAAAGGTGTCCCTCGACACAAGGCAGGATCCGGGCCCGGGAGCTTCCGCCCCGGAGCTTCCGCCCCCACCACCAGCCCCGACCCTCTCTACCTGCTGCTCATCCAAACCCAGCAAGCCTCCTGCTCCTTGCGTCCTGCTTCTCCGTGTTCCCCCCACGACgactgctccccactccccacatctctctctcacacacctCATCGTAGAAGACCAGCTTCAAGTCCCCTGGGGCCGTACGATAGAGCAGCACCGAGCTCAAGCTGCTGAGGGGCCACTGCTCCCTGATGCGCACAGAAGGGCCCAGCCCCAAGGGCAGGGACTGCTCAGAGGCTTCGCCAGATGCTGCTGGAAGAGCAGGCTCCACCTGGGACCCCACAAGATCCTCCTCTAACAGGTACAGGGTGGACAGAGTCATCATCAGGGACACAGGGCAGGCCTCGGAGCCTAGAGGAAAAGAGACAGGGCGAGGCCCAGAGTAGGAAGCCACAGAGgagcccagagccctggggcGGCATCCCGGGACCAGGGCAGGAGCAAACCACATGCTGCCAAGGTGGTCACCGGGCAGCCTGCACCCCTGGAGGCCACAGCCCTCCCTTTTCCAAACTCCAGGCATCTTTAGCCTCCAAAACCTCAAAGACCCAAGACAAAGGGCACCCTAcagcctcctggcctcctctGACAGGATGGAGAGGGGCAGGCCCAGCCAATCTGCTCCACTCACAGAAAGCCTGTACCCCGAAGCAACTGAGGACCCAGGAAACCTCCCAGCCCCACTCAGAGAGGCCAGGAGGACTGAGGCTATGGCTGTGAGAGGACGTCCAGATTCTAGAAACTGTACACAGCGGCCCTGGGGGGCCtgccaggggccagggcaggaCAGAGTACAGGAGCCTCACCTTCCACCAGGAACACCCGAAGGTAGAAGAACAGGGGAGGCCCGGAGGAAGAGTCTCTCTCCAGCAATGGCCTGGGGGGGAAGGACTGGTCAGCCAGGGGGTAGGAAATgctgaggggggcagggaggagcaacTAGAGCGGGGTCACGTGTGAGGACAGGCGGCCGCCCAGGTGCTCAGGGCCCAGCCGTGGCTGCAGCCTGTGGAGAGGCCTGCACTCCGAGCAGCTGTGTGGGCACCAACCACAGCCTCGACCTATCCACTCACCAGAGGCGGTGCTTCGGGGTCACCTCCTCCTCTGTGGCCCTGACACCGCTCCTCCAGCTGGGGGGCAGAGCCTGCAAGACATCtggacagagccagccagggacgGGGAGCTTCAGACACTCCCTCTCCTCTATCCCAACCTCTCCACCTCTCAAGACCTTCCGTTCTCCTGATTTCTAGAGGTCAGAAACCTCTACAAGGGACGAGCCTCATCACCTGTCTGTCTCCACTGCGGCTCCCAGACGTGGGCAGCCGTGACCCCTCGGCCCCCACCCGCCTGCCCTGcgcctcccttcctcctcttttacCGGTGAGCTCATCCAGAAAGGCCCGGCAACGCTTGGCATCTCGGGGCAGCAGGATGCAGCTGCCTGCACCGGCAGCCCACTCCAGCCGCAGACTCTGTCCTGCCAGCCCCAGTTCGATGCCACTCAGGTCGTGCAGGGGCACGGCCAGGGCTGGCTGCAGCCAGCTGGCTGGAGGCCCACTGTGGAGAGGGAGGGCCAGAGTGGTGGCAACGGGTGAGCGGAGCGAGACCCACGGGGAGCCCTGCCCTGTCCCGTGGCCCTGCTCGCTCACCATATCTCCCCCGTCACTTTCAGCACGTAAAGCCTGTGGTCAGACACCACCACCAGGCACACAGACTCCCCAGAGTGGCCGGCCAGCACCAGCGGCACCTAAGGGGGAGAGGAAGGTGAGGACAGAGGGGACCGGGGAGCCGGCTGCCGGGCTGAGAGCACAGTCCCTGcggccctcctctcctccccgcATCCACCGCCTAGCATCCTGCCGCTCCGACCCACCCTCCACATTCCCCTGCCTCCGGGGCTCCCGCAGCCCTTGGGATCAGCTCCAAACTCCTTGGCAAATACCTGAGGCTGCCCCCCAACCGGCCCTGCCTGCCTCTTCAGCCTTGTCTCAgggcacctgcccccaccccacctcctgctgcccccagagCAACAGGTTCCCCACTAGCCAGCTCCTCTCAGGACCCCATTCTTGcgctgcttcctctccctgctcccctcctacTCATCCTTCGACACCTGGATACCATCTCACATCTGCTACCCTTGAAGGGGAGGCGCCGTCCCTCAGGCTGGGTCCGACGCCTCAGCCTGATTCCAGCACTTTCATCTCTCACAGTCATGGGGTTCCTCACACCAGAGTAGAAGACAGATGGCAAGGCTGATTTACTCTGAATCCTTAGTGTCTCGCAAATGCTCGGTGCTCACAGAGACACCAATAACACTGTCACTTCTAACAGTGACGGGAGGCCCCATGTGAGGGCCTGGCGCTGAGCTAGGCAGCTGCCAGACACCGGTGCGCAGATACCACTGCACCCTGTAAGGCAGGCAGTGCCATCCCTGGTGTAGACTGGCAACAGCAGACTTAGGTACCAAAGGAATGTGTCCAGAGCCAGTGCAAGTGACCTCTGGAGTTGAAACCAGGAGGTTCTCGAGCCACTTTGTGACATGGCCTGCTACGGCAGAAACAGTGGGCACTCTGGTGAGCTAGGGGCAGAGACCTTGATGCAGCACTGGAACTCCTCCTGGGCATCGGTGAACACCTCGACATCCAGGAAGAGCCGGAGCCGGTGGTCCACAGAGCGGAGACCATGGCGCTCAGGGGCTGGGGGCAAGCAGCGGGCCGTCAGGCGGCCCCGGCTACCAAAGCACCAGCTCACCTCCTGGCCAGCCTCCTCCCGCCCCCAGACACCACCTCTGTCTCGTTTCACCTCTACTCACGGGGACTGAGGCTCCAACTGTGGCGATCCCGGGAGACCGGTGCTGGGGATGGGGCCCTGTCAGCCCTGCTGCCGGGGTCACTGTGCCCCGGAGGGTCGGGGACGGCGCTGACCGTCTGCGAGGGTGCTGGTGACTGTTCTCCctgcccaggctccctgctggtggCTCCCAGAGACAGAGCCAGGAGAACCACATGATCACTACCGCAGTGTGGACACACAGCTGGAGATTCTGCAGGGATGAGCACCGTCCCTGTGAGCCCCCCCACAGAAGGCcacagccgccccccccccaagctcATAACACTGCCTGCCCCCTCCTGGACTCACCTTGGCTGCATACACTCCCTACCATTCCCACCCGCCCCACCTCCTCTGCAGGCCTGCTAACCCACCGCTCTCCAACCCAGTGAGGGAGGAACCAACCCAGACCATGGCCCACAACCTCCTCAAAATAACACCCCACCTTCTGATTTCAGGCCTTCGCAAAGAGGACCAACCTCAGCCAGGCCCTGCGCTGGCCCCTCCCACAGTCTCGGTCTGTCATGTGCTCTGAGGCTCCACCAGCCACATCTGAAAGCCCCAAATCAACAGATCCGGAaggcagggagccaggtgtgggTCCAATTCCAGGCTCTGTCACTTACTGGTGTCAGCTATCCAATTACAAGTCACCTAAGCTCTCGGAGCCTAGCTCCTCCTCTGGAATGGAGTGATGCCAGTGCCTGTCCTATGGGGTGGTCAGGATGGGGGAACGGTCAGGTAAAGAATAAAGGATGGGGGGGCAGGTGGATCGGCAGTGAGAGCAAACATTCTTTGAGCAGCTACAGCAGGCACACGCGGGACCCTTTGACAATAGAATCAAAACTCTCTGGGTCCTAATGTGCAAATGAGGAAAACAACCATCAAAAAACTAACACAACCTAGGGCACATGGgaggctcagtgagttgagcagatggctcttggttctggctcatcTGCAGTCATAACCTTGGGGTCATAGGATCAGCCCTCCATCAGGCCCTtcgcccagcagggagtctgcttgagactccttccctctccttcccactctgctccctgctcatgcacaccTGCTCTCctactctctcaaaataaatttaaaaaaaaaacaaaaaaaaaaaaaaactggagcacctgggtggctgtcagttaagtgtctgcctctggctccctggtcagctaggagtctgcttgtccctctcccactgcccctcaccctacttgtgctctcgctctccctaatacataaaatcttaaagaaaaaaaaaatcgacaCCTCCTGCCCGACTGTCCAGTTGAGGCTAGCAGCGGCAGCTACCATTTACACAGGACCTTTGTTTTGTGCTGATACTGTGCCTGGTGTCCTTTTATCACATTTAAACCTCCTAACGAGGGATCGctaggtggttcagcggtttagtacctgcctttagcccagggtgtgatcctggagtcccaggatggagtcccacatcgggctccctgcatggagcctgcttctccctctgcctgtgtctctgcctctctctctctcatgaataaataaaatctttaaaaaataaataaataaatatcctagCAGTATGGAGGGCAAGTTCACTCTCTTCTCTATCCAGATGAGGTAACCAAGGCTCAAACAGAAAAACATAGCACAGGAGAACATTCAATAATAATGACCCCCGAAGGTTCAGAACCCAGGGGCCACGTGACCCCACGCGGTACAGGGAGGTCTTGGAGGGGATGGGGCTGTTTCCACCGCACACCTGGTGCCACCGCAGAGGTTCAGGGTGGGGGATGGAGACGGGCCTATTTGCTCAAAATTTTAGTCCTGTCCAGCTGCTGCCAAGCAGACAAACCAGCTAGTAAGTCACACGTTTCAACACAGACAGCATCAAGAGtatctcttttctgttttacatCTACAAAGACGTTGCTTCCTGACTGATCCATGGTAAAAAACTCTCTCGCATTAAGGAAGAGCATGTGAAGAGATGCCATGAGGCACTCCTCGATCTCAAGTAGCCCACAAGGTCAGTCCAGGCAGGACAACCTCAGCCAACTCCCAAAACATCTTATTCAACAGCCAAACATGCTCTGGGGACAGCACTACACCCACGCTGTGGGTGAGGGCTAAGGAGCTTTTATGAAGTTTCTAAGTATCAGCCAGAAAAAGTGGAAAAGCCTGCAagttatgaaaaaataatgagtaCGTTTCAACAATCACGGAGATTGCGTTTCCTgacttttagagagaaaaaaaggataaaatttcttctttcacttggattttttctttttttttttttaatgtatctggcagacagtttcatttcttctccAGACAGAAGAACTAGTGCCCACTCCTTCCTTCCCGGGGGCTCCCCCTCCATATTCCCTTCCTCGAAGCCACGGTCTctgaaacggggggggggggggggggggggggggggggggggctgtgcgCAGGAAGGTCAAGGGCAAGGTACGTGTACCTGTCTCCTGGAACAGAGGCCTCCAGCCTTCCTCACTGTCCAACCCCAACCTGGGCTCCTCTGGCTTGAACTCCTGGCCACAGCGGAGACACTGGAGTCTGCCCCGCAGCGGGTCTCTTGCTTCCCCAAGCTGACGCTGAGCCGTGGTGGCTGCTGGGGTCAACACAGCAAGCAGCTCCTGAAACAGGGTGGGCCGGAAGCAGCTGTGAGCAATGGACCCTGGACCCCGGCCTTCCAGTCTTCCTCCAGCCCCCTGGGCCTCACTCGAGGCCGTTACCTGGAGAGCTGCATGGGCGTCGGGCTCTAGCACCACATAGCGACGCAGCTGCCGGTCAGGGCAAATGTAGGAGAAACGAAGAACGAGGAcaggggccccggggaggggatCTGAGCCCTGCACACACAGAGGGGGACCAGGCAGGAAACAGAAGGGAGGGATTGGAGGCATCTGGGTTTAACCGACAGAGTGCAAGAAAATCAGCTCCGGACGTCGTGAAAACGTGCCTGCTGACATCCACACTCTAGCTCAGCGGCCCAACCCCTCAGTCCAGCCTTCCAGGCCGTCTGGGGCCACGTCTTGGCCCCCACAGTTCCCCTGCGCTGCTCCAAGTGTCCATGAGAGGCTGGGGAGACTCGCCACTCGGTGCCTGGCACCTAGCACCCAGCTGTCCCAGTCagatcctgcagggagcccagcactcCTGCCAGGACCCCTGACACCACCGCTCACCTCGAGCGCTGGCCGCCCCTCGGTCTGAGGCTCAGGCTCCACCTCAGCCGCTTCCAGGCTCTGGAGCTCAAGCCGGGCCAGGGTCTGAGCTGCTTGGAGTTCCACCTCAAACAGGTGGCTGGAGGTGACCCGGAGAAAGCATTCCCTGCCCCGCACACCGTCCGGCCCCTCCAGGGGACACACCAACATGGGGCGACACAGCTCCACTGCGGAGACCAGGAGAGCAATCCTGTGAGAGGGACAGGTCTCCGCAACTTCTGGCCCTCCCGCCAGAAGgggtcagcccccccccccccccccccccccccccccccgccccaagccTGGTCTTCCCGACTCTCCCAGATGTACCAGCAGCACCTGGCCCAGTCTCCCTGGCAACTGCCAAGCGAGCGCTCACCGCTCACCTTCCACTTCATCGGGCTCCTTCGCCTCCTcgtcctcctttccttcttcctctttcccctgctCCTCCAGCCCCCCTTCCTCCTGGAGCTCCGGCTCTGGCCTGACCTCCTCCACCATTTCCTGCGGGGACTCCTTCTCTGGGGGCGGAGGTCCAGGCACAGACCCTGGGCTCAGGGGCAGCGTGCTGAGGGCAGGGGCCTTGGAGGACGTAGCCACAACAGGGGTCCCAGACGCCCCCAGGTGATTCCTGTACTGCAGCCAGTCACAGCCGAACCGTTCCCGGAAGCTGTTCAAGAGTTCCAGCTCCCGGTGCTGCTGCACAAACCGCCCTGGGCCAGTGGGGAGCGGACCGCTGAGCGAGCCCGCAGTCTCCCCACGACCCCCAACAACCCCAGCCTCTTCTCCCACTGCTCCTCGAGGTGAAGTGATATAATGGGATCAGAGGGAGACCAAAGGCTGCCCCTCAGCAGCATGTCCCAAAGCGTGCCCCAGGGAACACCGTGCTCAGGGCCGGTGGGAACCATGCAGCACATGCTGCCGGGGAGGGGATTCGGGATACCTGGGAGTGtacaggggtcctgggatgtcCCGGAGGGAGCACACCTAGTTAACGCTGGTCAGCCCAGCTTTCATCAAGTGACCCTTCCACATCCCCCACA
This window contains:
- the STK11IP gene encoding serine/threonine-protein kinase 11-interacting protein isoform X4, yielding MTTAQRDSLVWQLAGLLRESGDVVLSGCSTLSLLTTTLQQLNHVFELHLGPWSPGQTGFVALPSHPADSPVILQLQFLFDVLQKTLSLKLVHVPGSGLPGPIKIFPFKSLRQLELRGVPLHCLRGLCGIYSQLETLICSRSIQALEELLSACGGDLCSALPWLALVSANFSYNALTSLDSSLRLLSALRFLNLSHNQVQDCEGFLMDLSELYHLDISYNHLRLVPRVGPSGVALGTLILRGNELRSLQGLEQLKNLRHLDLAYNLLEGHRELAPLWLLAELRKLYLEGNPLWFHPAHRAATAQYLSPRARDAATGFLLDGKVLSVTDFQTSTSSGLGSSATPLHGPAGSTVETSGGPDLSDSISSGGVVAQPPHRKVKSRVRVRRASISEPSDTDPEPRTLDPSPAGRFVQQHRELELLNSFRERFGCDWLQYRNHLGASGTPVVATSSKAPALSTLPLSPGSVPGPPPPEKESPQEMVEEVRPEPELQEEGGLEEQGKEEEGKEDEEAKEPDEVEVELCRPMLVCPLEGPDGVRGRECFLRVTSSHLFEVELQAAQTLARLELQSLEAAEVEPEPQTEGRPALEGSDPLPGAPVLVLRFSYICPDRQLRRYVVLEPDAHAALQELLAVLTPAATTAQRQLGEARDPLRGRLQCLRCGQEFKPEEPRLGLDSEEGWRPLFQETESPAVCPHCGSDHVVLLALSLGATSREPGQGEQSPAPSQTVSAVPDPPGHSDPGSRADRAPSPAPVSRDRHSWSLSPPPERHGLRSVDHRLRLFLDVEVFTDAQEEFQCCIKVPLVLAGHSGESVCLVVVSDHRLYVLKVTGEICGPPASWLQPALAVPLHDLSGIELGLAGQSLRLEWAAGAGSCILLPRDAKRCRAFLDELTDVLQALPPSWRSGVRATEEEVTPKHRLWPLLERDSSSGPPLFFYLRVFLVEGSEACPVSLMMTLSTLYLLEEDLVGSQLELGAALSYGPRGLEAGLLR